A single window of Cottoperca gobio chromosome 9, fCotGob3.1, whole genome shotgun sequence DNA harbors:
- the LOC115013200 gene encoding E3 ubiquitin-protein ligase KCMF1-like encodes MSRHEGVSCDACLKGNFRGRRYKCLICYDYDLCASCYESGATTTRHTTEHPMQCILTRVDFDLYYGGEAFSVEQPQAFTCPYCGRMGYTEISLQEHVAAEHTETSTEVICPICAALPGGDPNHVTDDFAAHLTLEHRAPRDLDESSGVRHVRRMFHPGRGLGGPRARRSNMHFTSSTTGGLSTSQSSSQSSNYSREAMDPIAELLSQLSGVRRSAGGQLSSGPSASQLQQLQMQLQLERQQAQAARQQLETARNATRGGSRANAILNTNSAAANPNPSANHNTNPSPNPGPLESNTQHTANSSQFLLSRLSEPRLSEAERQACEAQWADRSLFVTELLLSTLLHDEDASASSSEDEDDCHGSLRNFADFESMGCVEVMTLDVALENLNLKEMTPATKATKMATKTAPTKKEPPAPPL; translated from the exons ATGTCCCGTCATGAAG GCGTAAGCTGCGATGCATGTTTAAAAGGAAATTTCAGAGGCCGACGATACAAATGTTTAATCTGCTACGACTACGATCTGTGCGCATCGTGCTACGAGAGCGGTGCAACCACAACCAGACACACCACAGAGCATCCCATGCAGTGTATATTAACCCGAGTTGACTTTG ACCTGTACTACGGTGGAGAAGCGTTCTCAGTGGAGCAGCCCCAGGCCTTCACATGTCCCTACTGTGGCAGGATGGGCTACACAGAGATCTCCCTGCAGGAGCACGTGGctgcagagcacacagagacCTCCACAGAAGTG ATCTGCCCCATATGTGCAGCGCTGCCAGGTGGCGACCCGAATCACGTGACCGATGACTTTGCTGCTCATCTCACACTTGAACACAGAGCACCCAGAGACCTG GATGAGTCCAGCGGGGTGCGGCATGTGAGGAGAATGTTTCACCCCGGGCGTGGGCTGGGGGGTCCGAGAGCCCGCAGGTCCAACATGCACTTCACCAGCAGCACCACAGGGGGGCTCTCCACCAGCCAGAGCTCCTCACAGAGCTCCAACTACAGCAGAGAGGCCATGGACCCCATAGCAG AGCTTCTGTCCCAGTTGTCGGGGGTGCGGCGTTCGGCGGGCGGACAGCTCAGCTCCGGCCCCTCGGCCTCGCAGCTCCAACAGCTTCAGATGCAACTCCAGTTGGAGCGCCAGCAGGCCCAGGCGGCGCGTCAGCAGTTAGAGACGGCCCGAAACGCCACCCGAGGCGGGAGCCGAGCCAATGCAATCCTCAATACAAATTCAGCCGCAGCAAACCCCAACCCCAGCGCCAACCACAACACCAACCCCAGTCCCAACCCGGGTCCACTTGAGTCCAACACACAGCATACTGCAAATAGCTCCCAGTTCCTACTCAGCAG GCTGAGCGAACCGCGGCTGTCTGAGGCAGAGCGGCAGGCGTGCGAGGCTCAGTGGGCCGACAGGAGCCTGTTTGTGAcggagctgctgctgtccaCGCTGCTGCACGACGAGGACGCCTCGGCCTCCTCCTCCGAGGACGAGGACGACTGTCACGGCTCGTTGCGGAATTTCGCTGACTTCGAGTCCATGGGCTGTGTTGAGGTCATGACCTTGGACGTGGCACTGGAGAACCTCAACCTCAAGGAGATGACTCCGGCTACCAAGGCGACGAAAATGGCGACTAAAACAGCACCAACGAAGAAAGAGCCTCCTGCGCCGCCCCTTTGA